One region of Mucilaginibacter sp. 14171R-50 genomic DNA includes:
- a CDS encoding outer membrane beta-barrel protein, whose protein sequence is MKKRLLLLSFFAFSVFAASAQDTTKTDPPLTISGSVDTYYKYDFSGFKAPAGGSIAPGSSNIQTSFANEQNSVSIGMIDLALKKKVGKAAFVGELSFGPRGSYQSLVPGSAGETFNIQNLYVSYDVTDKFNLTGGFMATFIGYEVISPVGNFNYSTSYLFTNGPFQNAGLKATYAFTDKVSLMAGIFNDSWNSYISNVDVSNFGAQLFISPVTGWTAYLNVITGPVSGTEFDLTTAYQITDMFKLGLNAADYKTAHGGNGFSGIALYPQISASKTVAFGIRGEYFKLKNGGPDVKAFTLTSNIKAGPLTIIPEVRLDKASNEQFVKRDLTATKSASQFVLAAVYAF, encoded by the coding sequence ATGAAAAAAAGACTTTTACTCTTATCATTTTTTGCTTTTTCAGTATTTGCAGCGAGTGCGCAGGACACAACCAAGACAGATCCCCCTTTAACCATTTCAGGTTCGGTAGATACTTATTATAAGTATGATTTTTCCGGTTTTAAAGCCCCGGCCGGCGGATCTATCGCCCCGGGCTCGTCCAATATTCAAACCAGCTTTGCAAACGAGCAAAATTCTGTATCAATAGGTATGATAGACCTGGCCTTAAAAAAGAAAGTTGGCAAAGCGGCGTTTGTTGGCGAGCTTAGCTTTGGTCCGCGGGGATCTTACCAATCACTTGTACCCGGATCGGCCGGCGAAACCTTTAACATTCAGAATTTATATGTTTCGTATGATGTTACCGATAAGTTTAATTTAACAGGTGGGTTTATGGCTACATTTATAGGTTACGAAGTTATCTCGCCGGTTGGCAACTTTAACTACTCAACATCGTACCTTTTCACAAACGGCCCGTTCCAGAATGCGGGGCTAAAGGCAACCTACGCTTTTACAGATAAAGTAAGTTTGATGGCGGGTATCTTTAATGATTCGTGGAACTCTTATATATCCAATGTTGATGTGTCAAATTTTGGCGCGCAACTGTTTATAAGCCCTGTAACAGGCTGGACAGCTTATTTGAACGTTATAACAGGCCCGGTATCGGGTACTGAGTTCGATCTTACAACGGCTTATCAGATAACTGATATGTTTAAGCTGGGGCTAAACGCGGCTGATTATAAAACCGCCCACGGTGGTAACGGCTTTAGTGGAATTGCTTTATACCCGCAGATTTCAGCATCAAAAACCGTAGCCTTTGGCATAAGGGGCGAGTACTTTAAGCTGAAGAACGGCGGGCCCGATGTTAAAGCTTTTACCCTTACTTCGAACATAAAAGCGGGCCCTTTAACTATCATTCCTGAAGTTAGGCTTGATAAGGCAAGCAACGAGCAATTTGTAAAAAGGGACCTTACAGCTACCAAGTCGGCATCTCAATTTGTACTTGCCGCTGTGTACGCGTTTTAA
- a CDS encoding DUF4468 domain-containing protein, with amino-acid sequence MRKIILGLLCLLCIQTASAQRDSLAFDEGNNYVYYRIADKPGVTADTLYQRAWDFAAGFNRAITPAKGKAENTLNTSGKFMVYSGSSLVRKEAGQITYAINIQTKDLRYRYRISNFVFTPYQRDRFGNMVPIPGIEVPLEKMADKYNKKDVGSYLDQVGQFCIVTATKLRQAMDKQPLAVKMEAVKKISTQNW; translated from the coding sequence ATGAGAAAGATAATTTTAGGCCTGCTTTGTTTATTATGCATACAAACGGCATCAGCACAACGCGACTCGTTGGCGTTTGATGAAGGCAATAATTATGTTTACTACCGTATTGCAGATAAACCGGGTGTAACCGCAGATACGCTGTATCAACGTGCCTGGGATTTTGCAGCGGGTTTTAATCGCGCAATTACTCCGGCAAAAGGTAAGGCGGAAAATACGCTTAATACATCTGGTAAGTTTATGGTGTACAGCGGTTCTTCGCTGGTAAGGAAAGAGGCCGGGCAAATAACCTATGCCATCAATATACAGACAAAAGATCTGCGGTACCGCTACCGTATAAGCAATTTTGTGTTTACCCCTTACCAGCGCGATCGCTTTGGCAACATGGTGCCCATCCCCGGGATAGAAGTACCTTTAGAAAAAATGGCTGATAAATACAATAAAAAGGATGTCGGCAGTTACCTTGACCAGGTTGGCCAATTCTGCATAGTCACCGCCACAAAGTTACGGCAGGCCATGGATAAGCAGCCCTTAGCTGTGAAAATGGAGGCGGTTAAAAAGATCTCAACCCAAAACTGGTAA
- a CDS encoding energy transducer TonB: MLNTKLNLYNPDWIELVFANRNKSYGAFDLRRHYGDNMVKAMGMAFTSVIAAALLYNFSLKKVEDITPKVPGHEIEVRIDKLKIEPPKEPVKPAAPEKPTPPVATTRLVPMVVTSEPVTSDPPRNIDITGEIGPITAKGTGTVAPVEDLPVTTGGGGVEPVVDNTIHGTGGLEFMPEPVGGAAAWSKFLNKNLHFPTQAQDAGKGGRVLVSFVIEKDGRLSDITVQNGAGYGMDEEAVRVLKLAKPWKPGMQNGQPVRVRYTIPMNFQLSEE; this comes from the coding sequence ATGCTTAACACAAAACTTAATTTATACAATCCCGATTGGATCGAGCTTGTATTTGCCAACCGCAACAAGAGTTATGGTGCCTTTGACCTGAGGCGGCATTATGGCGACAATATGGTAAAGGCTATGGGGATGGCTTTTACTTCGGTAATAGCTGCCGCATTGCTATATAACTTTTCGTTAAAAAAAGTTGAGGATATCACTCCAAAAGTTCCTGGGCATGAAATAGAGGTACGGATTGATAAATTAAAAATAGAACCACCTAAAGAGCCTGTAAAACCTGCAGCTCCCGAAAAACCAACTCCGCCGGTAGCTACTACCAGATTAGTGCCTATGGTAGTTACATCTGAGCCGGTAACATCCGACCCGCCAAGAAATATTGATATTACCGGAGAAATAGGGCCGATTACTGCCAAAGGCACCGGTACAGTTGCACCGGTTGAAGATCTACCGGTTACTACCGGCGGGGGCGGTGTTGAACCCGTTGTTGACAATACCATTCATGGTACTGGTGGGTTAGAGTTTATGCCCGAGCCTGTAGGTGGCGCTGCCGCATGGTCAAAGTTTTTGAACAAAAACCTGCACTTCCCGACCCAGGCGCAGGATGCCGGCAAAGGCGGCCGTGTATTGGTTAGTTTTGTTATCGAAAAGGATGGCCGTTTATCTGATATTACAGTTCAAAACGGAGCAGGTTATGGTATGGATGAGGAAGCGGTAAGGGTACTAAAACTTGCCAAGCCATGGAAACCCGGTATGCAAAACGGCCAGCCTGTACGCGTTAGGTACACTATACCGATGAATTTTCAACTAAGCGAAGAATAA
- a CDS encoding VOC family protein encodes MLKLNRIHHIAIICSDYERSKRFYTQVLGFKIVREVYREARRSYKLDLEVNGLYQIELFSFPGPPARPSQPEALGLRHLAFEVNNLEEAIFHLNEYDVATEPIRTDETTGKRFTFFTDPDGLPLELYESSTSSE; translated from the coding sequence ATGCTAAAGCTGAACAGGATACACCATATCGCTATCATCTGTTCAGATTACGAACGCTCTAAACGGTTTTATACACAAGTACTTGGATTTAAAATAGTACGCGAAGTTTACCGCGAAGCAAGAAGATCATACAAGCTCGATCTGGAAGTCAACGGACTGTACCAGATCGAGCTTTTTTCGTTTCCCGGACCACCCGCCCGTCCCTCGCAGCCCGAGGCGCTGGGCCTGCGTCACCTGGCTTTTGAAGTAAATAACCTGGAAGAAGCCATATTTCACCTGAACGAATATGATGTGGCTACCGAACCGATCCGCACGGACGAAACCACCGGCAAACGCTTTACCTTTTTCACCGACCCCGATGGCTTGCCATTGGAGTTGTATGAATCTTCAACAAGCTCAGAATGA
- a CDS encoding chloride channel protein, which translates to MSKKYTRIKHYLEFIQLLKTSRRYGLKTAKSYEVIFNWLRTKLSHSQFLILSGILVGFTAGLAGVILKLLVHYIHFIITNKVHFSRQLIFYGLFPVMGITLTALIVKYFFKGQDRKGVPAILYEIARNSSFVSHVKMYSQVIQSAVTVGLGGSAGLESPIAVTGAAIGSNFAQTYKLSYKDRTLLLASGAAAGIAAAFNAPIAGVMFAFEILLTGVIFTDFIPLVVAAVCGSLLSRIILNEEVLFKFSSRQGFNYHNIPYYLVLGFFCGLYARYFILISQRVEHYFHQLQFSKVNKAIAGGLVLSVLCMLFPPLFGEGYESIKSFTNGDINEVIRHSFFGYLNYGEWVIILFLALVCLLKAFATSITIYAGGNGGNFAPALFAGGTMGYLFAITCTQLGFADVPVTNLIIVGMGGMVGGVLYAPLTAIFLIAEASSGYDLFIPLMIVCVISFLMAKWFSTISPDLKQLAAEGKIFTTEHDKNLLLLINTGNVIEKNTPALGLNSSFNDLLDIVKKGNRNIIAILDEKHLAGIIYIDDIMPLMFNPQLHEKFQILNVMKPPVSIINHNEDMIAIINKFDETGTWVLPVVDDDNYFIGFISKSVVLNRYRQVLKEHSDL; encoded by the coding sequence ATGTCAAAAAAATACACACGTATAAAACATTATCTTGAATTTATACAACTGCTAAAAACCAGCAGACGGTATGGATTAAAAACGGCAAAAAGCTACGAGGTCATATTCAATTGGCTGCGTACAAAATTGTCCCACAGCCAGTTTCTTATCTTATCGGGCATTTTGGTTGGGTTTACGGCCGGGTTGGCCGGGGTGATCTTAAAACTTCTGGTTCATTATATTCACTTCATTATTACAAACAAGGTGCACTTTTCGCGCCAGCTCATATTTTATGGGCTATTCCCGGTAATGGGTATAACGCTTACCGCCCTTATTGTAAAGTATTTTTTTAAAGGGCAAGACCGCAAAGGGGTACCCGCCATACTTTACGAGATAGCGCGCAACTCCAGCTTTGTATCGCATGTTAAGATGTACTCGCAAGTGATACAAAGCGCGGTAACCGTAGGTTTAGGCGGCTCTGCAGGGCTCGAAAGCCCTATAGCCGTTACGGGCGCAGCCATAGGTTCTAACTTCGCGCAAACTTATAAGCTGAGCTATAAAGATCGTACTTTATTGCTGGCATCGGGGGCTGCCGCGGGTATTGCGGCTGCATTTAATGCGCCTATTGCGGGGGTAATGTTTGCTTTTGAAATATTACTTACCGGTGTAATTTTTACCGACTTTATACCCCTGGTTGTTGCCGCGGTATGCGGTAGTTTGCTATCGCGCATTATACTGAACGAAGAGGTGTTATTCAAATTCAGCTCCAGGCAGGGGTTTAACTATCATAACATACCATATTATTTGGTGCTGGGCTTTTTCTGCGGGCTATATGCCCGGTATTTCATCCTGATATCTCAACGCGTTGAGCATTATTTTCATCAGCTGCAATTTTCTAAAGTTAACAAAGCTATTGCAGGCGGACTGGTACTCTCCGTGTTATGCATGCTTTTCCCACCCCTGTTTGGCGAAGGATATGAAAGCATCAAATCCTTTACAAACGGCGATATAAACGAGGTTATCAGGCATAGTTTTTTTGGCTATTTAAACTATGGCGAGTGGGTGATCATTTTATTTTTAGCGCTGGTTTGCCTGCTAAAGGCGTTTGCTACTTCGATAACCATTTATGCGGGCGGTAATGGTGGTAACTTTGCCCCTGCGCTGTTCGCTGGGGGCACAATGGGCTATCTTTTCGCGATTACGTGTACCCAGCTCGGGTTTGCCGATGTACCCGTTACCAACCTCATTATTGTTGGTATGGGGGGCATGGTAGGCGGGGTATTATACGCGCCACTAACCGCTATATTTTTAATTGCCGAAGCGAGCTCGGGGTATGATCTTTTTATCCCCCTGATGATTGTTTGCGTTATATCCTTTTTAATGGCTAAATGGTTCTCGACCATCTCGCCCGACCTGAAACAGCTTGCTGCTGAAGGAAAGATATTTACTACAGAACACGACAAAAACCTGCTGCTGCTTATCAATACGGGAAATGTAATAGAAAAGAACACACCGGCGCTTGGCCTTAACTCGTCTTTTAACGATTTGTTAGATATCGTAAAAAAAGGAAATCGGAATATCATTGCCATACTGGATGAAAAACACCTGGCCGGCATAATTTATATTGACGATATTATGCCGCTCATGTTCAACCCTCAATTACACGAAAAATTTCAGATACTTAATGTAATGAAACCCCCGGTTTCAATCATTAATCATAACGAGGATATGATAGCCATTATCAACAAGTTTGATGAAACCGGCACCTGGGTTTTACCCGTAGTAGATGATGACAACTACTTTATAGGCTTTATATCAAAATCGGTTGTATTAAACCGTTACCGCCAGGTGTTAAAAGAACATTCAGACCTATAA
- a CDS encoding AIR synthase related protein — protein MTSPQRYDQRGVSASKDDVHNAIKNIDKGIFPKAFCKIVPDILTNDPEYCNIMHADGAGTKSSLAYTYWKETGDISVWRGIAQDAIIMNLDDLLCVGATDNILLSSTIGRNKNLIPGEVIAAIINGTEEILAELRDAGIGIYSTGGETADVGDLVRTIIVDSTVTCRMKRDDVISNHRIQPGDVIVGMASYGQATYEKEYNGGMGSNGLTSARHDVFNKTIADKYRESYDPAVPHDLVFSGSKTLTDKIDIGGGQSITAGKLVLSATRTYAPIIKAILDKYRSQINGMVHCSGGAQTKVLHFIDNLHIIKNNLFPIPPLFKLIQEESNTSWQEMYKVFNMGHRMELYVPQEIAEDIIAISKSFNVDAQIIGRVEAADKKQVTVTSPYGEFVYN, from the coding sequence ATGACTTCTCCGCAAAGATATGATCAACGGGGCGTGTCGGCATCAAAAGACGATGTACACAACGCCATTAAAAACATTGATAAAGGGATATTTCCGAAAGCATTCTGCAAAATCGTTCCGGATATTTTAACCAACGACCCCGAATATTGCAACATTATGCATGCCGACGGCGCGGGTACAAAATCGTCGTTAGCCTACACTTACTGGAAGGAGACCGGTGATATTTCTGTGTGGCGTGGCATAGCACAAGACGCTATTATCATGAACCTTGACGACCTGCTTTGTGTGGGCGCAACCGATAACATCCTGCTATCGTCAACCATTGGCAGGAACAAGAACCTGATACCCGGCGAGGTGATAGCCGCAATTATTAACGGCACCGAAGAAATATTGGCCGAACTGCGGGATGCCGGCATTGGCATTTACAGCACAGGCGGCGAAACTGCTGATGTGGGCGATTTAGTACGTACCATTATTGTGGATAGTACCGTAACCTGCCGCATGAAACGCGACGACGTAATATCAAACCACCGCATACAACCTGGTGATGTTATTGTTGGTATGGCATCATACGGGCAGGCCACTTACGAAAAAGAATATAACGGCGGTATGGGCTCTAATGGTCTTACATCCGCCCGCCACGATGTTTTCAATAAAACCATTGCCGATAAATATCGCGAAAGCTATGACCCGGCAGTACCTCATGACCTTGTATTCAGCGGTAGTAAAACGCTTACCGATAAAATTGATATTGGCGGCGGCCAAAGTATTACGGCGGGCAAACTGGTATTATCGGCAACGCGTACCTACGCCCCTATCATCAAGGCTATTTTAGACAAGTACCGCAGCCAGATAAATGGGATGGTGCATTGCAGCGGCGGCGCGCAAACCAAGGTGCTGCACTTTATTGATAACCTGCACATCATTAAAAACAACCTGTTCCCTATCCCGCCGTTATTCAAGCTGATACAGGAAGAATCGAACACCAGCTGGCAGGAAATGTATAAGGTATTTAATATGGGTCACCGTATGGAGCTGTATGTGCCACAAGAAATAGCCGAAGATATTATCGCCATATCAAAAAGCTTTAACGTAGACGCGCAGATCATCGGCCGTGTAGAAGCTGCTGATAAAAAACAGGTGACTGTAACATCACCTTACGGAGAGTTTGTTTATAATTAA
- the purL gene encoding phosphoribosylformylglycinamidine synthase subunit PurL produces the protein MENQELTTVETARDLGLLPEEFERIQEILGRVPNFTELSIFAVMWSEHCSYKNSITWLKTLPKDGPRMLAKAGEENAGLVDLGDGIGCAFKIESHNHPSALEPYQGAATGVGGINRDIFTMGARPIAQMNSLRFGDLSLDKTKWLVKGVVKGISHYGNAFGIPTVGGELFFDECYNINPLVNAFSAGIVKAGETVSATSYGVGNPVYIVGSATGKDGIHGAAFASKDITEDSVNDLPAVQVGDPFQEKLLLEATLEVIKTGAVIGMQDMGAAGIICSNSEMSAKGEHGMIIHLDRVPMRQENMKPYEILLSESQERMLIVVEKGKEALVEAVFDKWDLNCAIIGEVTDTKRLEYFMNGVKVADVPADDLVLGGGAPVYQREYREPAYFAENQKFRIEDVAEPADLVEVAEHLIGHANLASKRWVTDQYDSMIGTSTMTTNRPSDAAVVAVKETDKAIVLTCDCNSRYVYADPQKGTAIAVAEAARNITCAGGEPVAITNCLNFGNPYKPEVYWQFVGAIKGMGEACTKFETPVTGGNVSFYNQSSDEGPVFPTPTIGMLGVMDDRTNMMTLDFKQPGDLIYLIGESQNDIASSQYLASYHKILKAPAPYFDLEKEYAMHQVVKELIKHKVIQSAHDVADGGLYMALVESAMPNGLGFDIESDSSIRKDAFLFGEAQGRVVVSIAPDDHERFIEMMATSEVEFSLLGAVNGIGNTTIDGELYGNITDIKMVHDNVLHVILGDE, from the coding sequence TTGGAGAACCAGGAATTAACCACCGTTGAAACCGCCCGCGATCTGGGGCTTTTACCCGAGGAATTTGAACGTATACAAGAGATATTAGGCCGTGTGCCCAACTTTACCGAACTATCTATCTTCGCGGTAATGTGGAGCGAGCACTGTTCTTACAAAAACTCTATTACCTGGCTTAAAACCCTGCCTAAGGACGGCCCGCGTATGCTGGCCAAGGCGGGCGAGGAGAACGCCGGATTGGTTGACCTCGGCGACGGCATTGGCTGCGCCTTTAAAATAGAATCGCACAACCACCCATCGGCGCTTGAGCCTTACCAGGGCGCCGCCACGGGTGTTGGCGGTATAAACCGCGATATATTTACGATGGGTGCAAGGCCCATCGCGCAAATGAACTCGCTGCGTTTCGGTGATCTAAGCCTCGATAAAACGAAGTGGTTGGTTAAAGGCGTAGTTAAGGGTATCAGCCACTACGGCAACGCCTTCGGCATTCCAACGGTTGGTGGCGAACTTTTCTTTGACGAGTGCTACAATATAAATCCATTGGTAAACGCGTTTTCGGCAGGTATTGTTAAGGCCGGCGAGACCGTTTCGGCTACCTCGTATGGTGTGGGTAACCCGGTTTATATAGTAGGTTCGGCAACAGGTAAGGATGGCATCCACGGCGCGGCTTTCGCGTCAAAAGATATCACCGAAGATTCTGTTAACGACCTACCTGCCGTACAGGTAGGCGACCCTTTCCAGGAGAAATTGTTGCTGGAAGCTACGCTTGAAGTGATCAAAACCGGCGCCGTAATTGGTATGCAGGATATGGGCGCGGCAGGTATTATCTGCTCAAACTCCGAAATGAGCGCCAAGGGCGAGCACGGTATGATCATTCACCTTGACCGTGTGCCTATGCGCCAAGAAAATATGAAGCCATACGAGATCCTGCTTTCCGAATCGCAGGAGCGTATGCTGATCGTGGTTGAAAAAGGCAAGGAAGCTTTGGTTGAGGCCGTATTTGATAAATGGGACTTGAACTGCGCCATTATTGGTGAAGTTACCGATACCAAGCGCCTGGAGTATTTTATGAACGGTGTAAAGGTTGCCGATGTTCCTGCCGATGACCTTGTACTTGGCGGCGGCGCTCCGGTTTACCAGCGCGAATACCGCGAACCCGCTTACTTTGCCGAAAACCAGAAATTTAGAATAGAAGACGTTGCCGAACCTGCCGACCTGGTTGAAGTGGCCGAGCACCTGATAGGACATGCTAACCTGGCATCAAAACGTTGGGTTACTGACCAGTACGACTCGATGATTGGAACATCGACCATGACCACCAACCGCCCGAGCGACGCTGCTGTTGTTGCGGTTAAGGAAACCGATAAAGCTATTGTTTTAACCTGCGATTGTAACTCGCGCTACGTATATGCCGACCCGCAAAAAGGTACGGCCATTGCCGTTGCAGAGGCCGCGCGTAACATCACCTGCGCAGGCGGCGAGCCTGTTGCCATAACCAACTGCCTTAATTTTGGTAACCCTTACAAGCCGGAAGTTTACTGGCAGTTTGTTGGCGCCATCAAAGGCATGGGCGAAGCCTGTACAAAATTTGAGACCCCGGTAACAGGTGGTAACGTAAGCTTTTATAATCAATCATCAGATGAAGGCCCTGTTTTCCCAACACCAACCATTGGTATGCTGGGTGTGATGGACGACCGGACTAACATGATGACGCTTGACTTTAAACAACCGGGCGATCTCATCTATCTTATAGGCGAATCGCAAAACGATATTGCATCGTCGCAATATCTGGCATCGTACCACAAAATACTGAAGGCGCCTGCACCATATTTCGATCTGGAAAAGGAATATGCCATGCACCAAGTTGTGAAAGAACTTATTAAGCATAAGGTAATCCAATCTGCACATGATGTAGCCGATGGCGGATTGTATATGGCGCTGGTAGAATCGGCTATGCCAAACGGCCTTGGCTTTGATATCGAAAGCGACAGCAGCATCCGTAAAGATGCCTTCCTGTTTGGCGAGGCACAGGGCAGGGTAGTGGTTAGTATTGCACCTGACGACCATGAACGTTTTATTGAGATGATGGCCACCAGCGAAGTAGAATTTAGCCTGTTAGGCGCCGTTAACGGTATTGGTAATACCACCATTGATGGCGAGCTTTATGGCAACATCACCGATATAAAAATGGTGCACGATAATGTACTGCATGTGATTTTAGGCGACGAGTAA
- a CDS encoding glutamine synthetase III, with protein sequence MPNIRFQALSAVLNRETPEIKLPSSKISDYFGVNVFDKQKMKEFLSKDAYSVIVDSIDNGVPIPRDMAEQVASSMRSWAMGKGATHYTHWFQPLTGTTAEKHDAFFEPTADGGSIERFSGDALAQQEPDASSFPSGGIRNTFEARGYTAWDPSSPAFIIGRTLCIPTVFVSYTGEALDYKVPLLKALSVLDKAAVDVCHYFDKSIEKVNASLGIEQEYFLVDTALFNARPDLSLTGRTLFGHMSAKNQQLEDHYFGSIPSRAYAFMQDMETEALQLGIPLKTRHNEVAPSQFECAPVYEEINLAIDHNQLLMDIMDRVAKRHHFKVLLHEKPYAGINGSGKHNNWSLITNTGKNLLSPGKTPKNNLMFLTFFVNTIKAVHEHADLLRASIASVNNDHRLGANEAPPAIISIFLGSQLSEVLDEIDTSRLSKKIKEENSLWQGIPKIPQILKDNTDRNRTSPFAFTGNKFELRAVGSSANSASPMTVLNLIMADQLKKFKTDVDKLIKKGEKKDVALMTIIKRYIKESRNIRFEGNGYSEEWEKEAESRGLANIKTTPKALDAFISEKSQELFAETGVFTKREAHARHEILLDSYYKKLQIEARVMGELVMNIIIPAAIEYQSKLIENVKGLKELGLDKSTYAAQLDIINQIAEHVNFIKDNVQEMINERKKANVIDDLRERAISYDEKVKSYFQPIRYRVDKLEQLVDDSLWPLPKFRELLFIK encoded by the coding sequence ATGCCTAATATCCGTTTTCAGGCCCTTAGCGCTGTATTAAACCGCGAAACTCCCGAAATAAAGCTGCCGTCTTCCAAAATATCCGACTACTTTGGTGTAAATGTGTTTGATAAGCAGAAAATGAAAGAATTTCTTTCAAAAGATGCGTATAGTGTTATTGTTGATTCTATTGACAATGGAGTGCCTATCCCACGCGATATGGCCGAGCAGGTGGCATCATCAATGCGATCGTGGGCTATGGGTAAGGGAGCAACGCATTACACGCACTGGTTTCAGCCACTAACGGGCACCACTGCCGAAAAACATGACGCTTTTTTTGAACCCACAGCAGATGGCGGTTCGATTGAACGTTTTAGCGGCGACGCGCTTGCCCAACAGGAACCCGATGCATCCAGTTTCCCGAGCGGTGGCATTCGCAATACTTTTGAAGCCCGCGGTTATACCGCATGGGATCCATCTTCCCCTGCCTTTATAATAGGCCGCACGCTATGTATCCCAACAGTATTTGTATCGTACACGGGCGAGGCGCTGGATTATAAAGTGCCTCTACTAAAAGCTTTAAGCGTTTTGGATAAAGCCGCGGTAGATGTTTGCCACTATTTTGATAAAAGCATAGAAAAGGTAAACGCATCCTTAGGTATTGAGCAGGAATACTTTCTGGTGGATACAGCGCTGTTTAACGCCCGCCCGGATCTGTCGCTTACCGGCCGTACGTTGTTTGGTCACATGTCTGCCAAGAACCAGCAACTGGAAGACCACTATTTTGGGTCGATACCAAGCAGGGCGTATGCCTTTATGCAGGATATGGAGACCGAAGCGCTGCAATTAGGCATCCCCCTAAAAACACGCCATAATGAGGTAGCACCCTCGCAATTTGAGTGCGCCCCGGTATACGAAGAGATCAACCTGGCCATTGACCATAACCAACTGTTAATGGATATCATGGACAGGGTTGCCAAGCGCCACCACTTTAAAGTGCTGCTGCACGAAAAGCCTTACGCCGGCATCAACGGTTCGGGCAAGCACAACAACTGGTCGTTAATAACCAATACGGGCAAAAACCTGTTATCGCCGGGCAAAACGCCCAAAAACAACCTGATGTTCCTTACATTTTTTGTGAACACCATAAAAGCCGTACATGAACACGCCGACCTGCTGAGGGCATCAATCGCATCGGTAAACAACGACCACCGTTTAGGCGCTAATGAAGCACCTCCTGCTATTATATCTATATTTTTAGGCAGTCAGCTTTCGGAGGTCTTAGACGAGATAGATACATCGCGCCTGAGCAAAAAGATCAAAGAAGAGAACTCGCTTTGGCAGGGCATCCCTAAAATACCGCAGATATTAAAAGACAACACAGACCGCAACCGCACCTCTCCTTTCGCGTTCACCGGAAACAAATTCGAACTGCGCGCGGTAGGTTCCTCGGCCAATTCGGCCAGCCCTATGACGGTACTGAACCTGATCATGGCTGATCAGCTTAAAAAATTCAAGACCGATGTTGATAAGCTGATCAAAAAAGGCGAGAAAAAGGATGTAGCGCTCATGACCATTATCAAACGCTATATTAAGGAATCGCGAAATATACGTTTTGAGGGTAACGGCTACAGCGAAGAATGGGAAAAAGAGGCCGAAAGCCGCGGTCTGGCCAACATCAAGACCACGCCGAAAGCGCTTGATGCCTTTATATCCGAAAAGTCGCAGGAACTTTTTGCCGAAACCGGTGTGTTTACCAAACGCGAAGCCCACGCCCGTCATGAAATATTGCTGGACAGCTACTATAAGAAATTGCAGATAGAAGCCCGTGTAATGGGCGAACTGGTAATGAACATTATTATCCCTGCCGCTATTGAATATCAATCGAAACTAATTGAGAATGTTAAGGGTTTGAAAGAGCTTGGCCTTGATAAAAGCACGTATGCCGCCCAACTTGATATTATCAACCAAATTGCCGAGCACGTAAACTTCATTAAGGACAATGTGCAGGAAATGATCAACGAGCGCAAAAAGGCAAACGTTATTGACGACTTGCGCGAACGCGCCATTAGTTATGATGAAAAGGTAAAAAGCTATTTTCAGCCCATACGCTACCGGGTAGATAAACTGGAGCAGCTGGTTGACGACTCGCTGTGGCCGCTGCCAAAGTTCAGAGAGTTATTATTTATAAAGTAA